In Halovivax gelatinilyticus, the following are encoded in one genomic region:
- the dapF gene encoding diaminopimelate epimerase: protein MSTVAADRTVAVAKYHGTGNDFVVVDADEPVADRRAFASRVCDRTDGLGADGVLFLALESQFTPPRVVMTLVQPDGSTAPMCGNGARCAAAWAMARTGENSVMIDTQAGSRRAERIEPASEGSGTVDESRISVEMGRPSFEPATVPVSADDPIVDRPLADLGIEPDGMDVEAATLTATAVNTGVPHVVAFVDDVDSVDLSRLGPAVRHAEAFPRGTNLTVASPDRDRANDDRPAFRQRTYERGVEAETAACGTGAVAIATAAIETGRIDEASSILVRPPGGDLSVDFDDLGRAVLAGPVVREFETQVSVQRAGSDR from the coding sequence GCGGTCGCGAAGTACCACGGCACCGGAAACGACTTCGTCGTCGTCGACGCCGACGAGCCGGTCGCCGATCGGCGAGCGTTCGCTTCGCGCGTCTGCGATCGGACGGACGGCCTCGGCGCCGACGGGGTCCTCTTTCTGGCACTCGAATCGCAGTTTACGCCACCACGCGTGGTGATGACGCTCGTTCAGCCCGACGGCTCGACGGCGCCGATGTGTGGAAACGGCGCTCGCTGTGCTGCGGCGTGGGCGATGGCACGAACCGGGGAAAATTCCGTCATGATCGACACGCAGGCCGGCTCCCGCCGGGCCGAACGAATCGAACCCGCATCGGAAGGATCGGGCACCGTCGACGAGAGCCGGATCTCGGTCGAGATGGGTCGTCCGTCGTTCGAACCTGCCACCGTACCGGTGTCTGCCGACGATCCGATCGTCGATCGACCGCTCGCCGACCTGGGTATCGAGCCCGACGGGATGGACGTCGAGGCCGCGACGCTCACCGCGACGGCCGTGAACACCGGCGTCCCGCACGTCGTCGCGTTCGTCGACGACGTCGATTCCGTCGACCTCTCCCGGCTCGGGCCCGCGGTTCGCCACGCCGAGGCGTTCCCGCGGGGAACCAACCTCACCGTCGCGAGTCCGGATCGCGACCGGGCGAACGACGATCGTCCGGCGTTTCGCCAGCGGACGTACGAGCGGGGCGTCGAAGCCGAGACGGCCGCGTGTGGCACCGGCGCCGTGGCGATCGCGACGGCCGCCATCGAGACCGGCCGGATCGACGAGGCCTCGTCGATACTCGTCCGACCGCCCGGCGGCGACCTGTCCGTCGACTTCGACGATCTCGGTCGCGCCGTCCTCGCCGGTCCCGTCGTTCGCGAGTTCGAAACGCAGGTGTCCGTTCAGCGTGCGGGATCCGACCGATGA
- a CDS encoding M20 family metallopeptidase, which produces MTARTDADRQSGSFDPIDFLEAAVAIPSCSSVERMREFVRSTLEASDVDVRVDDAGTLLASRGPTGSDGTHLVFNTHLDTVSPHLDVEWSDDGSRLFGRGACDAKGPLASMLAAFLAADIGDGRLSLVLTPDEEVYSTGAYALANPDDGSAQPAPPFGTADAVIVGEPTGLDVCTAAPGRFEGTIELRGERAHAAEPETGANAVDALGDVVQALRTFHDRPAAPTAHPQLGEPTLTPTVVEGGEATNQVPASAGITVDRRPVPPETPESFRASLVDHLRAHCPPGVDVSFSFTERPTPFFEAWATEPSEPIVETLAAAAGGEVRPFGAATEASYFSPRAPTVVFGPGVLADAEGPVAHADREYVRVDDVRAAAEALETTVRAFCGGV; this is translated from the coding sequence ATGACCGCCCGCACAGACGCCGACCGCCAATCTGGATCGTTCGACCCGATCGACTTTCTCGAGGCCGCTGTCGCGATTCCATCGTGTTCGTCGGTCGAACGGATGCGCGAGTTCGTCCGTTCGACGCTCGAAGCGAGCGACGTCGACGTCCGCGTCGACGACGCCGGCACCCTCCTCGCGAGTCGCGGTCCGACCGGTTCGGACGGAACGCACCTCGTCTTCAACACCCACCTCGATACGGTCTCACCGCACCTCGACGTCGAGTGGTCCGACGACGGATCGCGGCTGTTCGGTCGCGGTGCGTGCGACGCGAAGGGACCGCTCGCGTCGATGCTCGCCGCGTTTCTCGCGGCAGACATCGGTGACGGTCGGCTTTCGCTCGTGTTGACGCCGGACGAGGAAGTGTATTCGACCGGCGCCTACGCGCTGGCGAACCCCGATGACGGGTCGGCACAACCCGCACCGCCGTTCGGAACCGCAGACGCCGTGATCGTCGGCGAGCCGACGGGCCTCGACGTCTGCACCGCCGCACCCGGCCGGTTCGAGGGTACGATCGAACTACGCGGCGAGCGCGCTCACGCCGCCGAGCCCGAGACCGGAGCGAACGCGGTCGACGCGCTCGGTGACGTCGTACAGGCGCTCCGGACGTTTCACGACCGACCGGCGGCCCCGACGGCTCACCCGCAACTCGGCGAGCCGACGCTCACGCCGACGGTCGTCGAGGGCGGCGAGGCGACCAATCAGGTGCCGGCGAGCGCCGGTATAACCGTCGATCGCCGTCCCGTCCCGCCGGAGACCCCTGAATCATTTCGCGCCTCGCTCGTCGACCACCTGCGAGCGCACTGTCCGCCCGGCGTCGACGTCTCCTTCTCGTTCACCGAGCGGCCGACGCCGTTCTTCGAGGCCTGGGCGACCGAACCGTCGGAACCGATCGTCGAGACGCTCGCCGCGGCGGCCGGCGGCGAGGTTCGCCCGTTCGGGGCGGCGACCGAGGCGTCGTACTTTTCGCCCCGCGCCCCGACGGTCGTCTTCGGACCGGGTGTGCTCGCCGACGCGGAGGGGCCCGTCGCCCACGCCGATCGCGAATACGTCCGGGTGGACGACGTTCGCGCGGCCGCCGAGGCGCTGGAAACGACGGTTCGAGCGTTTTGTGGCGGGGTATGA
- a CDS encoding bifunctional metallophosphatase/5'-nucleotidase: MSVPRLLHLSDLETIYDDPRRLARLAGAVDAARDDRTIVVGTGDTTALGALAFERGEGRAVARPFYEHVAPDADTLGNHEFDLGVDGALEWATTTPGAHLVANAAGDDRWNGIEPSTVVTCAGQRIGLIGIVHPETCELSGLDLDVEFTDPVQAVRMAVDRLGERDPDWLVVCSHAGPIDREIAAGTDVDVILGGHDHDEVCERVDGTLLARTEGGQAGTFQLVELDDRPGVTTRSIDDAQPVESVETTYRDLTAACGLTDELGRLAEPLDHPATVTLVADAYRTRGEADVGLVAAASVRSGLPATVTRGDVIGVVPFESRLHVHRLSGESLQAIAARCADSSSAIHGGLATAGLTAEYDAVPLVADEPIDPTATYRLGCMSYLTVVGAVPELDRDTLVESRGPQHEHVLAAVEDAVDDAHEYDR; encoded by the coding sequence ATGTCGGTCCCGCGACTCCTCCACCTGTCCGACCTGGAGACGATTTACGACGATCCACGCCGCCTCGCTCGGCTCGCGGGCGCCGTAGACGCCGCCCGCGACGACCGGACGATCGTCGTCGGCACCGGCGACACGACCGCGCTGGGAGCGCTGGCGTTCGAACGCGGGGAGGGTCGCGCCGTCGCCCGCCCGTTCTACGAACACGTCGCCCCGGACGCGGACACGCTCGGCAACCACGAGTTCGACCTCGGCGTCGACGGCGCCCTGGAGTGGGCCACGACGACGCCCGGGGCGCACCTCGTGGCCAACGCGGCCGGCGACGACCGATGGAACGGCATCGAGCCGAGCACCGTCGTCACCTGCGCCGGCCAGCGGATCGGACTGATCGGGATCGTCCACCCGGAGACGTGCGAACTGAGCGGACTCGACCTCGACGTGGAGTTTACCGACCCGGTCCAGGCCGTGCGGATGGCGGTCGACCGGCTCGGCGAACGCGATCCGGACTGGCTCGTCGTCTGCTCGCACGCCGGCCCGATCGACCGGGAGATCGCGGCTGGGACCGACGTCGACGTGATCCTCGGCGGCCACGACCACGACGAGGTCTGCGAGCGGGTCGACGGGACGCTCCTCGCCCGCACCGAAGGCGGCCAGGCCGGCACGTTCCAGCTCGTCGAACTCGACGATCGGCCCGGGGTCACGACCAGGTCGATCGACGACGCTCAACCCGTCGAGTCCGTCGAGACGACCTATCGCGACCTGACCGCCGCGTGCGGGCTGACCGACGAACTGGGGCGGCTCGCAGAACCGCTCGATCACCCGGCGACGGTGACGCTCGTCGCCGACGCCTACCGCACCCGCGGCGAGGCGGACGTCGGACTCGTCGCGGCCGCGTCGGTCAGGAGCGGACTCCCCGCGACCGTCACGCGAGGGGACGTCATCGGCGTCGTCCCCTTCGAATCGCGCCTGCACGTCCACCGCCTATCGGGCGAATCGCTGCAGGCCATCGCCGCCCGCTGCGCGGATTCGTCGAGCGCCATCCACGGCGGACTCGCCACTGCCGGCCTCACCGCAGAATACGACGCCGTACCGCTGGTCGCCGACGAGCCGATCGACCCGACGGCGACCTACCGGCTCGGCTGTATGAGTTATCTCACCGTCGTCGGCGCCGTTCCCGAGCTGGATCGTGACACGCTCGTCGAATCGCGTGGCCCCCAGCACGAACACGTCCTGGCAGCGGTCGAAGACGCGGTGGACGACGCGCACGAATACGATCGGTAA
- a CDS encoding M28 family peptidase, giving the protein MTEWIAETYTSDVGWSLLEELVDVGNRMAGSDGEREGAELTRDALAEVGARTVRLEEYDIQGWTRGTSRLAAGGAEQDCIALPRSPAGEVTAELVDVGYGLPEDFADADLDGAVAMARSDVPDHFDRYIHRREKYYHAVEAGAAAFVYRNHVEGCLPPTGSVGTPEDPIGDIPAIGVSSEVGARLARRFDGDSVTVAVEADVHPATSQNVHAELGPETDERVLVTSHVDAHDIAEGAMDNAAGTAMVVEIANALASREDELETRVEFVAFGSEEIGLVGSAVDADRRDHDGVKAILNNDGVTRGRTLRAFPNGFDELASLAETVGDRYDHPLSIAPEPQPHSDHWPYVQWGVPGYMMMSETGESGRGWGHTFADTFDKLDRRNHREQSIVLADLAVELAREDFEVAHRDPESIAADLEEANLAEGMKIIGDWPYDF; this is encoded by the coding sequence ATGACGGAGTGGATCGCGGAGACGTACACGAGCGACGTCGGCTGGTCGCTGCTCGAGGAACTGGTCGACGTGGGCAACCGGATGGCCGGCAGCGACGGTGAGCGCGAGGGGGCCGAACTGACGCGCGACGCCCTCGCCGAGGTCGGCGCGCGAACCGTTCGACTGGAGGAGTACGACATTCAGGGCTGGACGCGCGGGACGAGTCGCCTCGCCGCCGGCGGAGCGGAGCAAGACTGCATCGCGCTGCCGCGGAGTCCGGCGGGCGAGGTGACGGCGGAACTCGTCGACGTCGGCTACGGCCTGCCCGAGGACTTCGCCGACGCCGACCTCGACGGGGCGGTCGCGATGGCTCGATCGGACGTGCCGGATCACTTCGATCGGTACATTCACCGCCGCGAGAAGTATTACCACGCGGTGGAAGCCGGGGCCGCGGCGTTCGTCTACCGGAACCACGTCGAGGGCTGTCTCCCGCCGACGGGCAGCGTCGGGACGCCCGAGGACCCGATCGGCGATATTCCGGCGATCGGCGTCAGCTCCGAGGTCGGTGCCCGTCTCGCCCGCCGATTCGACGGGGATTCCGTTACCGTCGCGGTGGAAGCTGACGTCCACCCGGCGACGAGTCAGAACGTTCACGCCGAACTCGGCCCGGAGACGGACGAGCGCGTGCTCGTGACGAGCCACGTCGACGCCCACGACATCGCCGAGGGTGCGATGGACAACGCCGCCGGAACGGCGATGGTCGTCGAGATCGCCAACGCGCTGGCGAGCCGGGAGGACGAACTCGAGACGCGCGTCGAGTTCGTCGCCTTCGGTTCGGAGGAGATCGGTCTCGTCGGTTCGGCCGTCGACGCCGATCGGCGCGACCACGACGGCGTCAAAGCGATTCTCAACAACGACGGCGTCACCCGCGGGCGAACGCTTCGGGCCTTTCCGAACGGATTCGACGAACTGGCGTCGCTCGCCGAGACGGTCGGCGATCGGTACGATCACCCGCTCTCGATCGCACCCGAACCCCAGCCCCACAGCGATCACTGGCCGTACGTCCAGTGGGGCGTCCCGGGCTACATGATGATGAGCGAGACCGGCGAGAGCGGTCGGGGTTGGGGCCACACGTTCGCCGACACGTTCGACAAACTCGACCGACGCAACCACCGCGAGCAGTCGATCGTCCTCGCCGATCTCGCGGTCGAACTCGCGCGCGAGGACTTTGAGGTCGCCCATCGCGACCCCGAATCCATCGCCGCGGATCTGGAGGAGGCGAACCTCGCGGAGGGAATGAAGATCATCGGCGACTGGCCCTACGACTTCTGA
- the purB gene encoding adenylosuccinate lyase, whose translation MTDRDSLYAVSPLDGRYADRTEPLRPYASEAGLMRARVRVEVEYLIAVADLEATPLELDERTREELRAAYEDFDADDAAIVKEIETTGHGPFEATNHDVKAVEYFLRLQLPDGSDAVPWIHFGLTSEDVNNLAHRLLVRDAVTDVILPALTDVCDELGDQAREHQDRAMLARTHGQPATPTTFGKEMAVYASRLGRAIDRVETATGDLRGKLGGASGTYAAHHAAYPDVDWSAFAETFVTELGLDFEPLTTQVNPCDDLAALFDALRGANRILLDLDLDEWLYVSDRYLGQEAAAGETGSSTMPHKVNPIDFENSEGNLSKANSDLHFLADYVTTSRLQRDLSDSTVKRNIGAAFAHCLIGYTKSRDGLSKVTPTDRVMDDELAETPAVIGEAVQTILRREGRDDAYERVKDLTRGQQVTIEDFHDLFAELDVDEAVREELRALTPAGYTGVASELVEKLDE comes from the coding sequence ATGACAGACAGGGATTCGCTGTACGCCGTCTCCCCGCTCGACGGTCGCTACGCCGATCGGACGGAACCGCTTCGACCGTACGCCAGTGAGGCCGGACTCATGCGGGCACGCGTCCGCGTCGAGGTCGAATACCTCATCGCAGTGGCCGACCTCGAGGCGACACCGCTCGAACTCGACGAGCGGACGCGTGAGGAGCTACGGGCCGCATACGAGGACTTCGACGCGGACGACGCGGCCATCGTAAAGGAGATCGAGACCACCGGCCACGGCCCGTTCGAGGCGACCAACCACGACGTGAAAGCCGTCGAGTACTTCCTCCGCCTGCAGCTTCCGGACGGGAGCGACGCCGTCCCGTGGATCCACTTCGGGCTGACGAGCGAGGACGTCAACAACCTCGCCCACCGACTGCTCGTCCGCGACGCCGTCACCGACGTGATTCTGCCCGCCCTGACCGACGTGTGCGACGAACTCGGAGACCAGGCTCGCGAGCACCAGGATCGAGCGATGCTCGCGCGGACGCACGGCCAGCCCGCGACGCCGACCACGTTCGGCAAGGAGATGGCCGTCTACGCCTCCCGGCTGGGACGCGCGATCGATCGGGTCGAGACCGCGACCGGCGACCTCCGCGGCAAGCTCGGCGGGGCCTCGGGCACCTACGCCGCCCACCACGCCGCCTACCCCGACGTCGACTGGTCTGCGTTCGCCGAAACGTTCGTTACCGAACTCGGCCTCGACTTCGAACCGCTCACCACGCAGGTCAACCCGTGTGACGATCTCGCGGCGCTGTTCGACGCACTCCGCGGTGCGAATCGAATTCTGCTCGACCTCGACCTGGACGAGTGGCTCTACGTCTCCGATCGGTACCTCGGCCAGGAGGCCGCCGCCGGCGAAACCGGTTCGTCGACGATGCCGCACAAGGTGAACCCGATCGACTTCGAAAACAGCGAGGGCAACCTCTCGAAGGCGAACTCGGACCTCCACTTTCTGGCCGACTACGTCACCACCTCGCGCCTCCAGCGCGACCTCTCCGACTCGACGGTCAAGCGCAATATCGGCGCCGCGTTCGCCCACTGCCTGATCGGCTACACGAAGAGCCGCGACGGCCTCTCGAAGGTGACGCCGACAGACCGGGTGATGGACGACGAACTCGCAGAGACGCCGGCGGTGATCGGCGAAGCGGTCCAGACCATCCTCCGGCGCGAAGGTCGCGACGACGCCTACGAACGGGTCAAGGACCTCACCCGGGGCCAGCAGGTCACCATCGAGGACTTCCACGATCTCTTTGCCGAGCTGGACGTCGACGAGGCGGTCCGCGAGGAGCTTCGGGCGCTAACCCCGGCCGGCTACACCGGCGTCGCCTCGGAACTGGTCGAGAAACTCGACGAGTAG
- the purH gene encoding bifunctional phosphoribosylaminoimidazolecarboxamide formyltransferase/IMP cyclohydrolase, producing the protein MTRIAGMAGNRGRNLMNIADRRPGGAELSVVLTYDADAPILASAAERDVATEVVPLEDGMDRRDHERAVLDALSGYDVDLVCLDGYMRILSETFLDEAPTTLNVHPSLLPAFPGMDAWGDAIDAGVSVTGCTVHVVTDATDDDGDVIESEIDAGPIVTQEPVPIYDGDDVEALKERVLYDGEFRAYPRAVEWFARDAVDVDLEAGTVTVEADAASADGDHDGLPARRIVSNDRLDTLRYGENPHQDAAVYADRTCAEASVVHAEQLNEGAKALSYNNYNDADGALNLIKEFDEPAAAVIKHTNPAGCATADSLAEAYDRALSTDPMSAFGGIVAINRECDAETAEAITDSFKEVVVAPGYSDDALDVLCAKKNLRVLDVGAFDSGEGVYADRFTEKPIVGGRLVQERDGQSIAVDDLEVVTERQPTDEQLETMVFAWQTLKHVKSNGILFAKDTETVGIGMGQVSRVDAVRLAAIKADEHAEGKDAEGAVMASDAFFPFPDGIEEAAKAGVEAVVQPGGSKRDDQVIEAANEHEMAMAFTGQRSFRHD; encoded by the coding sequence ATGACGCGCATCGCCGGAATGGCGGGCAACCGGGGGCGAAACCTGATGAACATCGCGGATCGGCGGCCGGGCGGGGCCGAGCTGTCGGTCGTACTAACCTACGACGCCGACGCGCCGATCCTGGCGTCGGCGGCCGAACGGGACGTTGCGACCGAGGTCGTTCCACTCGAAGACGGGATGGATCGACGCGACCACGAGCGGGCCGTCCTCGACGCGTTGTCGGGCTACGACGTCGACCTGGTCTGTCTCGACGGCTACATGCGGATCCTCTCGGAGACGTTTCTCGACGAGGCGCCGACGACGCTGAACGTTCACCCGTCGCTGCTGCCGGCGTTTCCCGGGATGGACGCCTGGGGCGACGCCATCGACGCCGGCGTCTCGGTGACGGGCTGTACCGTCCACGTGGTGACCGACGCGACGGACGACGACGGCGACGTGATCGAATCGGAGATCGACGCCGGGCCGATCGTCACCCAGGAGCCGGTTCCGATCTACGATGGTGACGACGTGGAGGCGCTCAAAGAGCGCGTCCTCTACGACGGCGAGTTCCGGGCCTACCCGCGAGCCGTCGAGTGGTTCGCACGCGACGCCGTCGACGTGGACCTTGAGGCGGGAACGGTCACCGTCGAGGCGGACGCGGCGAGTGCGGACGGCGACCACGACGGTTTGCCCGCCCGTCGAATCGTCTCGAACGACCGGCTCGATACGCTTCGCTACGGCGAGAACCCACACCAAGATGCGGCGGTGTACGCGGACCGAACCTGCGCGGAGGCGAGCGTCGTTCACGCCGAGCAGCTAAACGAGGGGGCGAAGGCGCTCTCGTACAACAACTACAACGACGCAGACGGCGCGTTGAACCTGATCAAGGAGTTCGACGAGCCAGCCGCGGCGGTCATCAAGCACACCAACCCGGCCGGCTGCGCCACGGCCGACAGCCTCGCCGAAGCCTACGACCGCGCGCTCTCGACCGATCCGATGAGCGCGTTCGGCGGGATCGTCGCGATAAACCGTGAGTGCGACGCCGAGACGGCCGAGGCGATCACCGACTCGTTCAAGGAGGTCGTCGTCGCGCCCGGCTATTCCGACGACGCCCTGGACGTACTGTGTGCGAAGAAGAACCTCCGCGTACTGGACGTGGGGGCGTTCGACTCGGGCGAGGGCGTCTACGCCGATCGATTCACCGAGAAACCGATCGTCGGCGGCCGACTCGTCCAGGAGCGAGACGGGCAGTCGATCGCGGTCGACGACCTGGAAGTCGTCACCGAACGCCAACCGACCGACGAGCAGTTAGAGACGATGGTCTTCGCCTGGCAAACCCTGAAACACGTCAAGTCGAACGGCATTCTCTTCGCGAAGGACACCGAGACCGTCGGCATCGGCATGGGACAGGTTTCGCGCGTCGACGCGGTTCGACTGGCGGCGATCAAAGCCGACGAGCACGCCGAGGGCAAGGACGCCGAGGGTGCCGTGATGGCGTCGGACGCCTTCTTCCCGTTCCCGGACGGGATCGAGGAGGCGGCGAAGGCCGGCGTCGAAGCGGTGGTTCAACCCGGTGGCTCGAAGCGCGACGACCAGGTGATCGAGGCGGCGAACGAACACGAGATGGCGATGGCGTTTACGGGTCAACGGAGTTTCAGGCACGATTAG
- a CDS encoding universal stress protein, producing MSENRLVLPVANPETADRLLDTALDVARDRDLELLVVHVVEVPMQLSLVYAREELDTESGESVVSDTVERAQASGVDATGLIRFGRDVARSLVNMADSSDVEAILLGWRGRPRRRNIVLGSYIDTVLGEADCDVLVKRIDRDGGPVESILVPVAGGPHTEYAGQIAGSVARGHDATVELVTVIPPAATTEETEAARDLLTRISPELGAVDSVTETVLRNDDVVEAIVERADDHDVTVLGAARGGLVRRVLVGDVPESVGRRADSAVIMCRRYEGLSRTLWRRVKKAGW from the coding sequence ATGAGCGAAAATCGCCTCGTCCTTCCGGTTGCCAATCCGGAGACGGCGGACCGATTGCTGGACACGGCGCTCGACGTGGCTCGCGATCGTGATCTCGAATTGCTGGTCGTCCACGTCGTCGAGGTGCCGATGCAACTCTCGCTGGTATACGCCAGAGAGGAACTCGACACGGAGTCGGGCGAGTCCGTCGTCAGCGACACCGTCGAACGAGCCCAGGCGTCCGGCGTCGACGCCACGGGTCTGATCCGATTCGGTCGGGACGTGGCCCGAAGCCTGGTAAACATGGCGGACAGTAGCGACGTCGAGGCAATTTTGCTCGGGTGGCGCGGTCGGCCCCGACGACGAAACATCGTCCTCGGCAGCTACATCGACACCGTCCTCGGCGAAGCCGACTGCGACGTCCTGGTAAAGCGGATCGACCGCGACGGCGGGCCGGTCGAGTCGATCCTCGTTCCGGTCGCCGGCGGTCCGCACACGGAGTACGCCGGTCAGATCGCCGGATCGGTCGCCCGCGGCCACGACGCGACGGTCGAACTGGTGACGGTCATCCCGCCGGCGGCCACGACCGAAGAAACTGAAGCCGCCCGGGACTTACTCACCCGGATCTCGCCGGAGCTCGGCGCCGTCGACTCGGTTACCGAGACGGTCCTTCGAAACGACGACGTGGTCGAGGCGATCGTCGAGCGAGCGGACGACCACGACGTGACGGTGCTCGGTGCCGCTCGCGGCGGACTCGTCCGTCGCGTCCTCGTCGGCGACGTCCCCGAATCCGTTGGTAGACGGGCCGACAGCGCCGTCATCATGTGCCGGCGGTACGAGGGACTCTCGCGTACGCTCTGGCGCCGGGTGAAGAAGGCGGGCTGGTGA
- a CDS encoding SIMPL domain-containing protein yields the protein MQRRDVLGASGIALLTVAAGCLSSAFEDGDDRSNADDGSTDADTGVRGAPPDDDPGNAIEVRADGLVEAEPNRATLTVGVEARGESAAAVTDELAEAAESLREAFAELGIPDENVESGRYDVRQPRNGTRYEGVHQFRAIVDDPDRVGEVIDETAAAGADDVGRIRFGVRDETRAELRTQALDEALANADAEAEHVADNRGVDLTGTRSVSTTAVDVVPVEATVDEMDVADDDAGRPPTDVESGLVTVSASVTVTYSFDDAAE from the coding sequence ATGCAGCGACGAGACGTACTCGGGGCGAGCGGAATCGCACTCCTCACGGTTGCGGCCGGCTGTCTCTCCAGCGCGTTCGAAGACGGCGACGACCGGTCGAACGCCGACGACGGCTCGACGGATGCGGACACCGGGGTTCGCGGCGCTCCACCGGACGACGACCCGGGGAACGCGATCGAGGTGCGTGCGGACGGACTCGTCGAGGCCGAGCCAAATCGGGCGACGCTCACCGTCGGCGTCGAGGCACGCGGTGAGTCGGCTGCAGCCGTGACGGACGAACTCGCGGAGGCGGCTGAATCGCTGCGCGAGGCGTTCGCGGAACTCGGAATACCCGACGAGAACGTCGAATCGGGCCGATACGACGTTCGCCAGCCGCGAAATGGCACCCGGTACGAGGGCGTCCACCAGTTTCGGGCGATCGTCGACGATCCCGATCGCGTCGGCGAGGTGATCGACGAGACGGCGGCCGCCGGGGCCGACGACGTGGGCCGGATCAGATTCGGGGTGCGCGACGAGACGCGCGCGGAGCTGCGAACCCAGGCACTCGACGAGGCGCTCGCGAACGCCGATGCGGAAGCCGAGCACGTCGCGGACAACCGCGGCGTCGACCTCACCGGCACCCGGTCGGTCTCGACGACCGCCGTGGACGTCGTCCCGGTCGAGGCGACGGTCGACGAGATGGACGTGGCGGACGACGATGCCGGGAGGCCGCCGACCGACGTCGAATCCGGACTGGTGACGGTGTCGGCGTCGGTGACGGTTACGTACAGTTTCGACGACGCCGCGGAGTGA
- the carA gene encoding glutamine-hydrolyzing carbamoyl-phosphate synthase small subunit, with product MPPAYVALEGGHVIEGRGRSPGTARGELVFTTAYTGYEESLTDPSYEEQILTFSYPLIGNYGVREERFESDRVHPRAVLARELTDEVADWLADEGVPAVDHLDTRDIVTDVRDGGAMQCGIAVGEHATPEDALAELERCIAMSDHTEIGAQVSVAETEIHGADNDGATVALVDCGTKGSIIESLVERDATVHVLAHDAAPADVDAIDADILFVSNGPGDPQNYRAAVSLVQEYVDELPIAGICLGQQIVSLALGGTTEKMAFGHRGVNQPVIDLETGTVVMTTQNHGYTVDDPGPRLEVSQRNVNDDTPEGLDGVDCSVLTRQYHPEANPGPEDTFDFFDDVLAMADAPRTSAALACDD from the coding sequence ATGCCACCGGCCTACGTAGCACTGGAGGGCGGCCACGTGATCGAGGGGCGTGGTCGTTCACCGGGGACGGCCCGTGGGGAACTGGTTTTCACGACCGCCTACACGGGATACGAAGAGAGTTTGACAGACCCATCGTACGAAGAACAGATCCTGACGTTCTCGTACCCGCTGATCGGCAACTACGGCGTTCGCGAGGAGCGCTTCGAGTCCGATCGCGTTCACCCCCGAGCCGTCCTGGCCCGGGAGCTGACCGACGAGGTCGCAGACTGGCTCGCCGACGAGGGCGTGCCGGCCGTCGATCACCTCGACACTCGAGACATCGTCACCGACGTCCGCGACGGCGGCGCCATGCAGTGTGGGATCGCCGTCGGCGAGCACGCGACACCGGAAGACGCACTCGCCGAACTCGAGCGCTGCATCGCCATGAGCGACCACACCGAGATCGGCGCGCAAGTCAGCGTCGCCGAGACCGAAATCCACGGCGCCGACAACGACGGCGCGACCGTCGCGCTCGTCGACTGCGGAACCAAAGGCTCGATCATCGAGTCGCTGGTCGAACGCGACGCGACGGTTCACGTCCTGGCCCACGACGCGGCGCCCGCCGACGTCGACGCCATCGACGCCGACATCCTCTTCGTCTCGAACGGACCGGGCGATCCGCAGAACTACCGGGCGGCCGTCTCGCTCGTCCAGGAGTACGTCGACGAGCTCCCGATCGCCGGCATCTGTCTCGGCCAGCAGATCGTCTCGCTCGCACTCGGCGGCACCACCGAAAAGATGGCCTTCGGCCACCGCGGCGTCAACCAGCCCGTCATCGACCTCGAAACGGGGACGGTCGTCATGACCACCCAGAACCACGGCTACACCGTCGACGACCCCGGCCCGCGCCTCGAAGTCTCACAGCGAAACGTCAACGACGACACGCCCGAGGGCTTAGACGGCGTCGACTGCTCCGTCCTCACCCGCCAGTACCACCCCGAAGCCAACCCCGGCCCCGAAGACACCTTCGACTTCTTCGACGACGTCCTCGCGATGGCCGACGCGCCGCGGACCTCGGCGGCTCTCGCCTGCGACGACTGA